AGACTTATTGTTAAGGTTAGCAGCTGGTCGTTCATTATCTCGCCCTACCCTTGAACAGATGGCACCTTTAACGACTGATGACGCTCAATCGGGTTTCTTTACCATGGAAATTAGTGGTAACCCAAACATCAAACCTGTTTTTGCTGATCAACTTGATATGGCGCTAGAGTGGTATTTTGATGAAAATAGTTTATTGAGTACTTCAATATTTTGGAAAGAATTAGACGGTTTTATTACGTCTAATACAACAAATACTATTATTGCGGGTGAATCATTTAAGGTTATTCAGCCAATTAACGGTGATTCTGCTGAAGTCCAAGGTATAGAAGTGGCAGTACAAAAATTCTTTGAAAATGGATTTGGTGTTACTGCGAGCTATGCTTACACAGATTCAAGTACTGTTGTTGATGGCGAAAGCGCAGGTTCTCTGATTGGTGTAGCTGATACCTCTTACTCTTTATCATTAATTTATGAAAAAGACAGAATTAGTACACAAATAGCATTAGATTACACTGGGGATTATGTTGTCGATTCCTATAGTCCTCTTGGTGAAGATTATGAAACTACCGCAGAAGCTGTTTCTATGGTGTCAGCGTCTTTTAGTTATAACTTAACGGATAACGCACAGTTATTCCTTGAAGGTAATAATCTATTAAACGAACAAAATCGCACCTTCCAAGGTCGTAGCGATTTACCAGGTTCGCTTCAAATTTATGGTCGTACTATTAAATTTGGTGCTCGTTACACTTTCTAGTGATGATAGCTTCAAGGCGAACATTCGCCTTGAAGCTAAACAAAACCTATTAAGTAGATTCAACTTAATAGGTTTTATATTATTTCAATTCCATTAAATTATTGCCTACTGTGCTGGTTAAAATAAGCCACTGTTACGTTGCTTTCTATCACAATATCCAGCTATCACTCAATTAAGCGCCTTACCTCGATCTATTTTTCCTTCGCACAACAAGATCACAAAATTAATGAGAATAGTATTACCCTCCTGAGGCCCTCTTTTTTAAGATAAATTAGTACTTTTACTTAGCGTTTTGTTCATTGTCAGATAATAACAAAAGGACTATACCAACTAAGATTAGCGGCCAAAAATCACAACGAAAGCATTTTTATTACCGTGAATTTCTATGGTTGAATACCAGTGGAGAATCCATAACGGTCATCATATTGATCCCCATTAATGCTGTACTTTATTCACATTAAAATTTCGCACTGTTTAATACCAATTCTATTAAATTATTACCCACTTGTGCTAGTTAAAAGAAGCCAAGATCACTTAATTAATGAAACTGGTATAAGAGTGTCGTACAAGGAAAAATGGGGCATATTAATAGCTGAACACGCATAATAGTATAGCGCTATCAAACAGTAGTTAAGAGGCTGTAGGGAGGCGTATATTATACCAAACGGATTATTAAATTGACCAACTTAGAGCTACATTAGCGAGCTTAGAACAAACACAATGAGTTAATTATAGTCATTCTATATTTCATTCATTTTGTGCGGTTATCAGTTTGCTAATGAGCTCCCGAAGGGCGAGTTTATAAGGCTTATATGCCGCGTTATTGATTTTGACAAGGTTCCCACATGGATGTGGGATATTAGGGTAACGCAGGAGCAGTTACCGAGAATAACCATTCTCTACAATCAATCCCTTGCCGACATGGATGTCGGTACTTAAGTTATGTTTGGAACGTATAACTTGTGCCTCTAAGCCTTTTAATTCTCGCTAAGTGATCAATTAATTAGTCCGATTGGTATTACACATTAATAATAACGTATAAGTACCTAAATTTTGTATGTAAGTTTGCCCTCGTTAAAATAAAGAATACTGGCTAAAATGGCTATAAACTAGCCCTAAGGATGGCATTAGATAAGACCATACCATTGCTTAATCTATTGTTAACAAAGTAACCATAATTAATACAATATAAATATGCCTTGAGCATAGCTACTCAGACGGCTTGGACCTAACACCTTGAAGTGGTTTTCATATAGCTATTGATTACCAAAAGTATACGATTTTAATTTTGCAGGAAAATAGAGTGGGTTACTCAATGATATTATCAAACTTGAATTGGCTAAAGAGTTACTGATTATTCACAAGATAGGAGTAGCGACAAGCGCATTGGTGGTCTTGTGCAGCAATGAAGGCTCTAGGTAAACGAATATTTTTTAAGTCGTTAAGAATTAGATAATAGAATAGATACAAAGAATGTATTTACGCTATTATCTAAGATTATTTTTGACTCGCTAAAACTCAGAAACAAGCTTATCAACCATAGCATCAAGGTAACTCTCTTGCGCTGCGTCGAAACCTAAATGTTTAGCTCTAATCTTCCCATTTTTTCCTATTAAGTAACCTGTTGGCATGGCAAAAATATGATAAATTTGACCAATACTGCTGTTATCCCCTTTTAACACGGGATATGAGACAGGGTGTTGGACTAAAAATTTCTTTGCATCAATAGGGTTTTGTTCAAGATTAATGGCTAATACTTCAAAGCCCTTATCGGCATACTTCGCTTGAAGTTTACTGAGAAAAGGAAATGAACGGCGGCATGGAACACACCATGACGCCCAAAAATCAACATAAACGACTCTTCCTTTGTAATCAGACAATGCAACACTTTCAGTACCTTCTAATAAGGGTAAAGAAAACTCAGGAGCCTTATCGTTGATCTCTAATGATTCAGCCACACAAAATGAAGACATTAGGTAAAGTAGTATATATATCGATAGTTTCATTTTTATTTACTCATCACTGGTGATACTTCGATAAGTAAGTAACCTTTAAATTCAGTATTCAGTTTAGCTGTTGGACCGTCAACTGTGCCCAGCACTTCATTATTTACATAGTCTTTTATCTGGTATTTACCAGAAGATAATCCACGTAATTCAAGCTCACCTTTCCAGTCATCAGCATAGAATGCATAATACATATTCGCATCTTTTTTGATTGCATGCGTTTCAGGAATATCAAACCCTATATCATACAGCTCACCTAAATAAATACCTTTAGGAAGCATTTTTTCTTTGTATAAATTAATCCATTTTGTCCATGTTGCTTCAGTTTCTTCATCTAAAGCATAAGCCGCGCCTACACCTTTAGAATCTGGCATAGTGAATTTAGTCCCGACGATGCCACCTATTCCAACAGAAGAGGCAAAATCATTGGCATTATCACTTAGTTCAACATGGTCACCATAGTATGGGGATGAATCACCCATTAAGCCCTTTAACGTTTTACCTTTATGACGTACCTGCCAAGAAGTTAACGGATCAGAGCTAACAGTTTGGTTCATATAAGGTAAGTTATGGAAAGCATATGAGGTACCACAAGGACAAATTTCAATAATGGCTTCTGGATTTATTTCTTGGGCAGTTTTAAATATTTCTTCCCAATACTCACTTAGTTTCTCTACTGACTCTTCAGGGTATGCATGGTTATGTGCGGGATTGTAACAAGGAGCAACACCATTAAGGTGCTGTCCATCAATTTTTAAACCTTCATAACCCCATTCACCCAACATTTTTTTCACAAGTTCTTTACTATGTTCAATCGTACCTTCATAAGCAGGGCAAAGATAAAAACTATTCCACCAAGTAACATCATGTACCGCACCGTTTTCATCTAACAGTAACATGTCTGAATGTTCATGTAATAAGTCTGTTCCTGGATCAACCGCTAAAGGTGCCCACCATAACTTGGCTTTAAGACCTGCTTCATTAATTTTACTAACGAAACTTTTCATATCTTTATCGCCATTTGGAAATTTTTTGCGATCTAGATACCAATCCCCTTCAGCAGTTTGCCAACCATCATCTAAAACGGCCCATTCTAATCCCATGTTTTTAGCTTTCTCTAATGTACCAAGTACTTCATCAACATTAAAGTTACGTTCATAACCCCAAGCACACCAAATTGGATCGTATGCAGAATCAGGTATGTCAGCCATTTTTAAGCCTTTATCGGCCATAACATTGCGGTAATTTTTAAGCGTCGCGTAATAATCTTTATGATGCACATTGACGAATGTTTGAATGGTATTAAGAGTTTGGTCTTTCTTTAGTTCATTACCTTTTTCTAATTCTATATGGATGGTTGCACCAAGTTCATCCTTTTTATAGATCAAGGGTAACGAAACTAATTTTGGTGTGATCTCTGTATGTCCTACAGCGATACCAATATCTTGACGCCATAAATCAACTACGGCAGTGCCTCCACCATAATCTGACGAGTTCATCCCCATATAGTTTTGTTGGCTGTGTCCAGGCGTTATCGCTGTCACCCAATCGCGACGATCGGCATAAGAAGCGCCTTGATAGGACCAAAAATCTGGTTGCGTCGTTTGCTTGGCTTCAGGGGCCGATAATGAGTAATGGTTATTTACCCATTTAGTAATTTTAATGCTGTTTTCACCTGTATTGGTATAACTCACATCAAAAAAAACCATGGTTGGATAACGCTCATAAATACTGACGAGTGTTTTCTTTAAAAGGCCTTCACTTGATAACCCACTTAACTCTATTTGAGTGCCATCACCTAATTCATTATTTACTTTTTGTACTTTCTTTTCGATAAAGTCAAAGTCACTGATTACGCCACTATCAAAAGTGACGACATATTCACTGGGTTGCATATCACCTAAGGTTACTGTTTTTCCGTTGACTTTTCCTTTTACATTACTGTGCAATTGATTATTAAATGACACTGTAATTTCTTCAGTTTTTACTGTGTATACAATATCTTCTTTTTTATTGGCGTTATTAGATTGCTTAGCGCAACCCGCAATTGAAAAAATGCTAATTGCACAAATAAATAAGCTATAGGCATAATTTTTTTTCATTTTAACCTCTAATATATTATGAATGTTGAAAGTTTTTATGTTTATGGCACTAGATTGAAAAATTGGATCGTATTATGAAAATAGATATTATCAATAACGTTTTTGGGTAACCCTAAGCCTATGATCTCGCCATCGACTTCAGGGACCGATACCGTGTGTTCGCTCGTTAAGTATTTCCAATCATCTAACCATTTTTTATGGGTATCAGATTTTATCTGAACATCACTTGCTTCAGGAGAATGCGTTAAGTCGGTTGCGTACAAAATACGTTCTTGATATTTAATAAAGAAATTGCGTACTTTTTGTCTATCAAGTTTAGATTGATATTGCACTTGTCCCATTCTAGCCGCTAAATCAACAACTGCATCTGGATAAGTATCTAAAAATAGGGCAACTTTATCGACACTCCACTCTAAACTTGCTAAATGAGCGCCCATAAAATGCATTTCAGGGTGTTTATCAAGCATATTGTTACGTACTTGCATTTGATCTTCGTAACTAGGCATCTCAGGATGAAGGTACATATGATATTGTGGATGATTCGCAAAGTATTGTTTATCATTATTTACAGTCATTTGACTAACAGGTAACCAGCAGTTTTTTGGCTCCCCCTGGTGGCCAATGAGTGGGATATTAATATCAGTTAAATGCGCAAAAATAGGATCAAACATAACATCGTCAATCATAACTAAGTTTTGATCAGTATTTTTTTCAGCCATGCCAATATTTTTCCACACTTTTACGGCAACAGCACCTTCTTCTACGGCAGAGTCTATACGTTTGATAACGTTATTTTCCCACTCTTTAGTGTTAGCCCCTTCCATAGAAAATGTCGTTGCAAAGTAAAAAGTATCTGAGTGTTGCTTAGCAAAAGCCTGGGCAATAGTTGCTTGCTTATCAATGTGTGGAAAGTCAGGGTAATCTACATTGATAGAAAGTAATTTT
The sequence above is a segment of the Colwellia sp. 20A7 genome. Coding sequences within it:
- a CDS encoding glycoside hydrolase family 36 protein → MKKNYAYSLFICAISIFSIAGCAKQSNNANKKEDIVYTVKTEEITVSFNNQLHSNVKGKVNGKTVTLGDMQPSEYVVTFDSGVISDFDFIEKKVQKVNNELGDGTQIELSGLSSEGLLKKTLVSIYERYPTMVFFDVSYTNTGENSIKITKWVNNHYSLSAPEAKQTTQPDFWSYQGASYADRRDWVTAITPGHSQQNYMGMNSSDYGGGTAVVDLWRQDIGIAVGHTEITPKLVSLPLIYKKDELGATIHIELEKGNELKKDQTLNTIQTFVNVHHKDYYATLKNYRNVMADKGLKMADIPDSAYDPIWCAWGYERNFNVDEVLGTLEKAKNMGLEWAVLDDGWQTAEGDWYLDRKKFPNGDKDMKSFVSKINEAGLKAKLWWAPLAVDPGTDLLHEHSDMLLLDENGAVHDVTWWNSFYLCPAYEGTIEHSKELVKKMLGEWGYEGLKIDGQHLNGVAPCYNPAHNHAYPEESVEKLSEYWEEIFKTAQEINPEAIIEICPCGTSYAFHNLPYMNQTVSSDPLTSWQVRHKGKTLKGLMGDSSPYYGDHVELSDNANDFASSVGIGGIVGTKFTMPDSKGVGAAYALDEETEATWTKWINLYKEKMLPKGIYLGELYDIGFDIPETHAIKKDANMYYAFYADDWKGELELRGLSSGKYQIKDYVNNEVLGTVDGPTAKLNTEFKGYLLIEVSPVMSK
- a CDS encoding TlpA family protein disulfide reductase, which codes for MKLSIYILLYLMSSFCVAESLEINDKAPEFSLPLLEGTESVALSDYKGRVVYVDFWASWCVPCRRSFPFLSKLQAKYADKGFEVLAINLEQNPIDAKKFLVQHPVSYPVLKGDNSSIGQIYHIFAMPTGYLIGKNGKIRAKHLGFDAAQESYLDAMVDKLVSEF
- a CDS encoding amidohydrolase family protein, coding for MNKHLTAISLITLALSGCSGSSDNLNNQQYSMADYYSVNKIDAHVHANNASTAFIEQANNDNIKLLSINVDYPDFPHIDKQATIAQAFAKQHSDTFYFATTFSMEGANTKEWENNVIKRIDSAVEEGAVAVKVWKNIGMAEKNTDQNLVMIDDVMFDPIFAHLTDINIPLIGHQGEPKNCWLPVSQMTVNNDKQYFANHPQYHMYLHPEMPSYEDQMQVRNNMLDKHPEMHFMGAHLASLEWSVDKVALFLDTYPDAVVDLAARMGQVQYQSKLDRQKVRNFFIKYQERILYATDLTHSPEASDVQIKSDTHKKWLDDWKYLTSEHTVSVPEVDGEIIGLGLPKNVIDNIYFHNTIQFFNLVP